The Corythoichthys intestinalis isolate RoL2023-P3 chromosome 19, ASM3026506v1, whole genome shotgun sequence nucleotide sequence TTGCTACGATGGCTGTTCATTCGCCACCCTTCAAATAGATAGGGCGtcctactcgtgataaactctcTGGAATCCATGGCATAAGCATGAAAAGATGTTGAATTGCCCGTACTGAGGCATTAAattcaatgcattgacattacAACCACATTTCTCGACCCAATACTGTTCAATTTTAAAGCATCTGCCTGTTGACggtgttagacgtccaatccatttgaagtggagggGTGGCAaccagaagtgggtagtaacacgcATCGACTTCATAATTCTATTGACAGGACTTGCAATTTCCAccttacattgccatctacctactggtgacgcagcaccaggagcaatgtggggttgctCAagtatacttaggcgagttcatcaggccagagaatcgaacccacaacctctgggttgggggaaaactactctaccactgagccatgccaTCCCCTTTTCGAAAtgttgggagaaattagccgctacggcattggcgtcctaCTTGGcaatattgacgtaaaataaatgctcactgcctgtttttttttttgcttttaaccaagaatcaagacttttaTGACCATACCTATaaggaattcagagatttaagcatttattcacaagaattttcatcataAAAAGCGCAACGTGGCGCTAAGTCGGCGCCACTTTGGCTAAAAGACGAGCATCGCATTTGACataattacgtaaaataaatcctaactgcccgtttttttgcttttaaccaagcatcacgactgttttacattcatagatataaaaaaaatggggattcaagcatttattttcaACGTAATAAGCTCTTTGtccgtgtttccactcggtcagctttggccCTATTAATCGACCCCGCagtccgtcaatatattatgaagtctacgtaACACATGACATTTACTTGGGTAACTTTTTCAGAAAAATGCAAAGACCCATGCCATACTTTGGACTTTCatttttgtgaagaagaaaccctactcttactccgctactgtgGGCTACACATTGATCCTCTTTCGACGTAGTGACTTTGAGATGGTGACAGTGGCTGTCTCAGATTCaacaatgagacgttgcaacaataactATTCTAACAATCAGATGGACCAatgtgttttctccactagagggcctcATGCTCTTGGGACGGgtgatttttcattgttttgttatggtctgaattcgatgattttggtgtcctctttttggcctaatatggtcatgtaagcgGTTATAGTAcactataataataaaaaagtcctgatttgaacaaatcagacattgtaagcagttactcacaatctcACTCATTACTCGTGTAATTcattcttttcaacgaatagtacttttttttttacttttacttgagtaatgcagtattatttagaagtaacgctactcttatttcagccaaatgtttggctactctacccacctccggTGGCAACTCATCTCAAATGGACTGGGcgaatgataaactcatttgcaAAATGATGTCGCAGggctggacgtctatcatcgtcaatggcacttcaAATTTGAACTTCAAGCGTAATATCTAATGACACGTTTGTGACATTTGAGAGAATGTCATTCAATATTTGTCGTGACGGTGGACAAATTCTTTCAAGTATTTTTGCCATGAACTCACCTGTCGCTGCCCACAAAAGAGCTAAAAATGAGCGTCGATTTCTCTTGTATTTCAtaaaacagcccaaaaacctcggTCAGCGTCAACCGACTAGGTTATGTCACGCTAACCGGAAGTAATATTGCAAACTACGGTAGCTCGGGCGTAAAAGTTGGAGACGCTTACTCAGACAAAACGCGTTTGATAGCATTCCAAAAGAATGGTTCATATTTAAGGTAAGGCATTAGCAAGAGTTGGATTTTATTTGATACTTTAGGGAAAGGCATTTTGCAACCTCTGCTTTCTTGGGAGTTTTCATTGCAGTGGTGCAATTTTGGTTTTAGCCAGCAGATGGTAGCCTTACTTTAAAATTGATGTTTCTCCTTCGTTCAAATCATtacgttgttgttgttgttgttgtttttaaaaaaaaaaaaaaaaaaaaacgcccaaATAACTGGTAACATATTTTTGGTTTTCCAAAAATCACcttgcagacttttttttttaaaagccttactataaatgatctttattttttttttagttaaaaacgCATTCTTACCAATTTACTCCTATTTTTGGAAAATGACCATGTAAAGAAAGTCAAAACGCCTCTCTCGACCGAAATGATTTCCCCCTCGCATTTTCTACCGTTGAtatttctaatattttctaCCACTGATatttctaatatttcatttccaACCACATCTTATTTTTCTCTTAAAATGTAGAGGTTATTGGCCATTTTAACATCTGTTTTTCCACTTTATAGAAAATTCTCATGTTGTGCCCATTTAggacacaattccgattttaaaAATCTTCCACttatgtttttgcttttaagtaGATGCTAAATCAttactgccactgacagtgatGAAATCCGTTTCGGcgtctttcactgccattgacggtgttgacgtccaatccagtttgacgattgctcccagtcaaaatggattggattaaAATACATCAAATAatacatcatcatcataattattataaatatttatttaaaaataattgctTGGATCTGGAATGTCACTCATTTTTGCTCGTCGTATGAATGGTTCGGGTTTGATTTGGACTTTTTATGTCGGTTTCTATGTTGTCTCCTATGCGTTTGAAGTGTAGAATGCCATGACAACTGTGCGCGCGCGTGCATGCGAGgccattaaaaaatattgagggggaataaatgctttaaaatgcgGAGGCTGCAtgcctttgtattttttttcccccgtacaTGCGTGcgtctgcctgcctgcctgtttGTTTGCTCACTTCGACCACACATGCGCCAACCCACACGTAGTCGTTATTTAGAAAAGGGAACACAAGTGACTAATCCTGAACAAGAAATGTATACTTTCCTTCATTAGTCTGATCAAATGAGCAAACATTTATCCATTTATGCTCTAAAATCGTGTTTCATTATCGTGTTTCTTTTTGAATACATTTTAAACgtgattaaaaatgtaattaaatcaAAACACtccaaagttgtttttttgttttgtttttttactggacgtggattggacgtctatcgccgtcaatggcagtgaaaaacGATCACTCCATTACAGTCGTAATGGATTGAATGACAGCGAACGAGTTAAGATTTTGCTTTCAAGCAGATCAAGTtgattaataaaataataagtcataaaaattatgaacacaattcgaaaaatgaaaaataattctaacaacaataaaatgaatttaaatttATGTGCGCACtgcgattcagggtgtacccgtaTACTGCTCATGCatgggctccagcaccctcCGAGACCCATGTGAGGACATGCATGAAAGATGGATCGTTTTTTATGGTGCAAATGATGAGCATCAgacattaaaaaagaaacatGAAACTTTGGAATGTCACTCATTAGCGACCGTATATATACGCATAATGATGTCAAAGTATAATCCATTATCCTTGTCCTACAttgcattacaaaaaaaaaaaaaaaaaatctgattgaaAGCATTTCCATCGACTAAATCCAGGAGAAGAAAAATTCCTCATTTATTTCCAGTGGCACGCACAATGTATTCGTTCTTTGTTAGTTTGTAAATACTAACGTTTGACTAGAAACGGAAGAAAGATCCAATTGATTAATAATTGGGCGTCTTTCTCTCCTCCTTCtagtcttcctcctcctcctcctcctcctccttctcgCTTCTTTTTAAAGGCCACCCTGGCATCAGGTGCGCCACTCCAGACGGACAGGCAAGCAGACTCGCACAACTTTTCCTTTCCTTTTGCCATGTCTTTGGGGGGTTTCTCGGTGCGGGACATTCTGGACCTACCTGACGAATCTGCCGGTTGCGGTGCCGAAGATCAGGACGAGGTGCAGGAGGAGCTGTCACGTGAGCACACCTGACGTTGCGCTACACTAGAAATCCGAGCTGAAAACCTGTGACAAAACCCAACAAATCCAGCAAGGTTTTGCTGAATTTGTTGGGGTTTGATTTGTTCTTTCGGTGCTGTATCGCTTTTGGGGCAAATGGATTTCAGCAAAAGCACGCATGCAGTTCAAGGTTGCGCTTGCAAAAGCAGTCCCAAAACAGAACCAATCCCGCGCTGTGCAGGATTTAGGATGACGagtcatgttttttgtttttttctttcgcaGCGCACGCGCGTCCGGGCGCGACCTCGAAGGCGTCCGGCGCGGCTTCCCGCGGCCGTAAGCGTCGCGTCCTCTTCTCCAAGGCGCAGACGTGGGAACTGGAGCGTCGCTTCCGGCAGCAGCGCTACCTGTCGGCCGTCGAGAGGGAGCGGCTGGCCGGCCGCGTCCGGCTGACGCCCAACCAGGTGAAGATCTGGTTCCAGAACCGCCGCTACAAGATGAAGCGCGCGTGCAGGGCCCGGCGCGGCCTGCACGAGGCGATGCGGCTGCACGCGCAGGCGAGCTGCCTCGCCTTCGCCTTCGGCCGGCTGCAGAGGATGTGCCTGCAGCGGGCCTTCCCCGTGCACGCGTGCGTCCTCCGAGCCGACGCCAACTGGACCTGAGCCTCAAAAAGGGACACATGCATGCATGGAAATGATAAAGTTGCACTTTTCAATTGACTGACGTTGTATTGTCACCTTTTTctttcatgtttgttttttccctAACTGATTTCCAATGCTGCTTGGAGCAGAAATAAAATCGGACTAACCGTCAATTTGTCGACATTGTTTGACTATGATTTATGATCACGCACTGACTCTGATTCGGTGACTATCATGGCGATGACTTTTGTTGTTTCTTATTCAGTAGTATATTTTTGccataataaaaacatttatgaatcAATCAAATGTGAACCCAATCCAATTTCTAAGGGAATGCCTGCAGGTCAGTCAATGAAAATGAACAACTTTTTGGGAGAGTTCACATCCTATATGGATTTGGGGCCAGTTCTGGGGTTTtttctcacttcctgttgattttagggcatttcctggAGCAATCATCTCAAATGTTCATTTGCCTCCTCCCAGTAaaacatggattggacgtccggtGCCGTCATTGGCAGTCAATAAGTTCAATAACAGGCTTAAAATGAAATGGTGGGGAACAATATATTTCTTGTCAAATACGTTTCTGGAAGAAAGACGGAAGGCCATATCGGCGTGCTCTTATTTATTTTCATGTCAGGCTTCGGTTGTGCACGGTGACGGCGGGGGGTCAGTAACATCAACCCCGCTGAAAGAacccccctccctccctcccatgCACCCTGCAGTCAGCAAGACGTCCTTGATGCGATCTGTGAGACAAACAAGAAAAGAAGACATCGTTAGGACTTGAATGTTCCATCATCTCATTTTTTCATCTCATTGGTCAATTATGAAAACATTCAGTGATTCAGTGatggttttaaaaaaagcacaaaaaaacaccTTACCTAAAAATCGCAttggttttttttgtatcaaaaatgaaaacaaattatGGAAATAACGCCTTattatatagatttttttttttttttaacgtttgtGCATAGTCATTTTTTTGGTTAACAACGACTATacatggtaatttaaaaaaaaaaacatgtctacaCGGGAAAAACGTCTTACTATGCTATGTTCGTTTTTCTGTGTTTATAAGTCAATCAATCAAAACACCCTTAAGTAAATAATGCATACTGTACATGGTGATTCTGGTCATCATTGCTGATGCAGTTCATCAAGCTGACGGCAGGTGGAAGCCGAGGCTTGATGGTGTTGCCATTATCGTCCAATGTGACGCCCACCGCGGTCGGTCATTGGCAGCCACCAAGTTAAAACGGTGGCTAAAAGTGGATTCGATGACACGACACATTTAACATATATGGATGCTTAAAGCACAAAGGCTAGTTTGATAGTTACTCATTATTTTTACGATGATCAGCTCACGTTATTTACTCTTATGCCTTTGGGGTTATTATTTTAGCTGAAGACGTGCAATTTATAAGATGATTAATTCTGtcagtgccactgacaatgatagatgtccaatcatgggGTTCTTTTCTTCCTTCCGCTGTGATTTAAAAGGAGTTTGTCActccaatccttttgaagtgcACGGGTGaccgcgaatgaacgaacgttccagccctaccacttcaaatgaataggcgccgtcaatgtcagccaagagctaaaaatccattttgttggCCAAAATACACCCTCAGACCAATATGTTTATCATTAGAATAAACGGTCAACGACAGCTaaggagttaaaaaaaaaacataatacatTTAGCCTATACAGTGTTTCCAGTTGTTTTAGTTTTTtgggtaaaatgtaaataaataataacaaaaaaagtaGTCCAATTGGATTGGATTTTTATTACCGTCAACACCATGCAGCCAATGGTTTCTAACCATTAGATTTCAGGGGGGGAATTGCTGCCCGACTGCCACGAATCGGATGTTGGAACTCGAGGAACCTTCTGGAAACATTCATACAGCCAGGGTTTCTCCATCGCAGTCACCTGTCATTTTAAAAGTTAGTTgacgtcaaaactgtcaaccgcTTTTCCTGGCCCCGCCCCGCCCTCTGCTTTCCCACGGGTGAGATACACGTCGTTCACGGCGGCGGCGGCCTAATCGCGAAGGAGCGGTGACGGGAAGGGAAGGGAAGGGAAGGGAAGGGGGGGTCCAGCATGTCCGTAAGCCCCAGCAGACACTCTCGCACCCCCTTCTCCGTCACCGACATCCTGCACGGCCCAATGGAGGACGTGTACCGCAGGTTCGAGCCGGGCCCTGCAGGTACCCTGTACCGCTACCAGCAGCATCatcaacatcatcatcatcagcagcagcagcagcagcggcACCAGCACCCGCCGCAACAGCAACTGCAActggccgccgccgccgccgggtCTTCCGGCGCCGCAGCCTACAACGTGCAGCACTTTTCGGGCTCTCTCAGCGGGGGGTTCTGCGGAGGCGGCGCCGCCGCCGAGATGACGGCCTACCAGGACGGCACCAGGGCGGCCTGGTACAGCGTGCCCGAAACAAGATACGCGCCAAGTTAGTTCATCACTTTTTTAATATTTCCAATCCACTTTTCCCCGTATTAAACAACTATTTAAAGAAACAGAGGCAAGACACATTTGGCTGCATTTGTTCCCTCAAATTTGAGGAAGTTGAACTAGTTTAACTTTGGTAAACTAGTTTCCATTTTAAGGCACAttgaatacgttttttttttttttttttgtgaattaaaaaaaattgcggtAGCACTGATCATAGCTTATTATTACAGACATGTTTAAGTATGAAATTTTGCTCATCACACTCATAGAAAATATTGATATTTCGTTTACTTTCGTCAAAGGCAACAAAAGCAGAAAAAAGATGGTCATTTCTTGATCTTTTTTCATTTCTTCCTAAGCAGTTTTTTTGTCCTAAGTCAAGGTCATAATATTTTAAATCAAGCTGTGACGGATGAAATTTGATTTTCTAGAAGGCcaatttaatattatttttggatGCAATTATTAGCACGATATTCATTTTCTTGAAAATTCAAATTGAGAGCACAAAGATTATGGCCGTTTTGTATTTTTAGTTGTGCAGAAATGTCAAAGTGCATCTTCGCACATGAGACAATTCAAAACTGCATAAATGAGTGAAAATAGTTACAAATATTTAAAAGGCCATAGCGGCAGCCATGCACGCCGGACATTGTTGCAACTGAAATAACTTGTTCGCGCACGCAGTCTCCCGGTTGGTGGGCTcctgcggcggcggcggcggcggcgggacGACGGCCTCGGACGGCGGCAAGTCGGCGTGGTCGGCCCCGCCTCGGCGGAAGCGGCGCGTCCTCTTCTCGCAGGCCCAAGTGCTGGAGCTGGAGCGCCGCTTCAAGCAGCAAAAGTATCTGTCGGCCCCGGAGAGGGAGCACCTGGCCGCTCTCATTCACCTCACCCCCAACcaagtgaaaatttggttccagaACCACCGCTACAAGCTCAAGCGGCAAGTCAAGGACAAGGCGGCCGGCGGAGGCGGAGGAAACGACGACGGCGACGGCGACGGCGACGACGACGACAACGACGGAGGCCAAAGACAGGCCGGCCCCGGCCGCACTTCGTCGTCCCAGGCTCCTCCGACGTTAGCCAAGGCCGCCAGGCCGAGTAGGCGAGACTCCGAGCCGGCACCGGAGCGGCCCGACGAGGCGCTACTCGACTACACCGGCGGCGGCGCGTTCGCTTCCTCGACGGGCTCCGCTTTGCTCTACGGGAGAACTTGGTAGGCCGGAAGCGGCCCGATCACGTGATTCGTTCGGATTaaggacgtttttttttttttctttcttcaaaaTGGGGAAAATGTCATACTCTCGCCGTGATTTcagcttgattttttttgaCGCTCGTCACACCTCATCCTCACATTGGCCGTCCTCGACGGCACTGGACGTCTAATCATGAACTGTAGACCCGCTAGTTCAAATGGAACGTCGGCTAGTGATCAACTCATTGGAAGACGGGGCGCACCTTGGCCAGAGGAAGAACAACTCGTTGAAGGCCAATCCatctgaactgggagggatggcgggaaatgaacaaacgttcaaaTGACCggcgataaactcatttcaattgaaGCGTGAAAAGATCTTTAGCAATATGGTCGCCCTGAGGCCGTGTTGGGAGGGGCGAcgacgcattgacattcaaatgcATTTCACCAGTTTTACTCCCGTCAAAGCATCTGATCacgggttcattcgctgccaccaccAGCACCCTCCTGGCTCATATGGCTCGGACATCTAGTCACAATAAACCGATTGGTGGGAGCTAGGGTGCGCCTTTGATTttcaactcattggttgccatggaCGGCGATGGACATTTGGACGCCTGTACTCGTATAAATAGTTGAGACGATCTTGTTAAAACATCTGGAGCTTTTATACTCACACAGgatgaaattaataaaataaaatcacatggCTTGTTCTTTTATTTGGACAAGTTGGTAAAAGACGGTGAATCTCACAGATACAACATTGAccgattaaaattttcattggacaaaattgtttttttgaatcaaagtttaaaaaaaaaaaaaaattcatgcgACAACacgagaattaaaaaaaaacaaacaaaaaaaaaacaggacgtTCACTTCCAGGTGTATCTTCTGGACGGCGGTGGCGCCGGATAACCGCCTCTGTTGTGGCTCTAAAAACATAAGAGAGATGAAAAATGATCAGCTTTAGAGCAGCATTTTATCCTGAAAGTACGTTTTAGTTCAATAAAAAGTCCTCTCCAACATGACGTTCAATTTTGGCAAATTGATCATTTCTGGCCTCAATTTCAaccaaaatatgtattttgaaaGTTATGTATAGTCAAACTTTTTATTTTGAACAAGGAATACATAAAATGAGGGAGGATATCCCAGACTTTCTATTTTAGGCTCAATCTACATGCGCAAATACCAATGTATTTTCTACATGCATGCACAAATGTTTTAGTCATAACGCACTGTTAGGACTCCAAAATGGAATGCCAGTAGTGACTTATTGGTCAACTCTTTGTCACAGATGATGAATTTTTGGCCTTGCAAAAATAAAAgctacatttttgaaaactggaaatgaatggggcttTACCTTgcatcccaaaaaatgttttgctttGAGATGCAAGTCAATAGTGAACAGACTTTTTTGGGCGGGTTTTAATTATGTaagttcatgaaaaaaaattgggtaGAGGAACTGAATTTTGGgactaataataaaaaaatacaacccTGTCACGCCTGAATTTTTGGAACATTTGTGTAAAATGTTGGAAGAGATTGGTGCcaagatcattttaaaaaaacctaGGTGGGATTACGGTTATTGCAATGATCCTCAATACAAGTCGAGgcccattttttattttgggtacCTGGTACTGCTGGCCGCGTTCGCCACGCCAGTCGCTTCGGTGTTGGTCGAAGTGCTGCCGGTAGCCCCCGCCGCCGCGACCGGCGTTGTGTTGGTACGCCCCCCGCTGCGACGGCTGGGCTCGGTCCCAGCCGTGACCGCCGCGATACGGCGACTGCTGATGCTGCAATTGTTGTCTGCATAAACAGTCATCGAGTTAAAAGTCAGGGTCACCATCATGGAGGCCAAACTCAAAGAACAATCATCCCATCACCCAAAAATCTGCAGAAGCTGAACAACAAATATGTGAGACCACACGCTAAAATGTTATTACATTTTGGAGgcatgtcatttttttaaaaaaacttccTTTTTACAAACAActgattgactgccattgatggtgatagactgaAAAAGTTGAATAACTGACAAAGTTGAATATTTACagtcttattttttcatttggtggttcatatatattaaaaaaatgagatttcaattaaaaaaaaatgtttaaaagaaaaaaaggaaaataaaaaaaaaatattgacaacgaACACAACGGTCgggtggattggacatctatcgccgtcatagTGACCGACCGGTCACTATATCGGACTCACCGTGGAAAGTGAGGCTGAGGCCGGAAGGACGACGGCGTTCCCGTCGGGCCGGCGGATCGGGAATCTGCgcacgacaacaacaaaaaaagccgcGTCACAACAGGTTCTCTCCTCTTACAGTCTGTCGGAGGGGCCGCCGCTGCGTGTTTTTGTCGGGCGAATGAAAAACACCATTGAGGCCGCCTCCTCGAGTGCTTCGCTTCTATTCACAAAGACCCACTTGAGATAGTAGCCAAAGGCTTCCACCGTTGCCGTGGCGATGACCAGCTGCCCGTCCGTTGAGCCCCTCCACCTGCGCGCCAAGAAATACAAGGCGGGCGGGCGGACGGGCAGGCGCCGTCCGTGGACCTCGACGATTGTTTTCATACTTCCTTAATCACTTGTTTATGAAGTAGAAATTGCAATTTGTGACAATTGCTCTATCGCAGGAGTCGGGAACCTTTTCGGCTGAGACAGCCAAGAACACCAcgtattttaaaatataattccctgagagccatacaatatgtttaaaaatacAAGTCATGTGtgcattttgtgtcatttcaaCACTTTCAGAATTCTTTTTATTAACATAGATATGCTGTTGCCAATCAATGATGAGGATTTCTTACtattaatgcgacttctggtgctgtGTGGtattgctgatggctttgtagtctggttgatacttatGCACGGTGCACACCAAAATAagtcgattttttttctttagcgaactcagtgaaggacttgaataaaccCTCCCCTCTTGCCGTctgtccctttcatagtcaaaacccTGCAATCACGCCAAACTGGGATAAATagcttacgtctgttgactcatccaaagcgagagaaaaaaaaaagtgccgcatttatgtccttaTCTCTTGttgaaaagtacgatactcctggtctttttttcctttttgccatcttctcaaaagggtttctaaaattaaaTGACAACGCGGAAAACGAACCTGAAAACGAGGAACGTTTATTTCCTCATCTCACACACACGCGGACTATgccgctattttcgacagcaaaatacggcaaacccacttgaacagtgtctctgcctcaaCTGCGTGGCCTATGCAAtccacgcagccaatggcatgggacttgggggtgtaacgtagcacatctaggttgctatttgatgacatCTAGTGCGAACTGCGGGAGTGTTGTCGGAGCATTAAAAAGTTAACGTGCGGCgcaaaagtcacgtctgcttattactgcacaacaccagcgtaTGACCGTGGCCGTCTCGCGCAATGCGCATAGGAGTATAAcgaaacgtttaaaaaaaaaaaaaaaaaaaaaaaattaaagatttgtctgcgagccaaatgcagccgtcaaaagagccggatccggctcgcgagccatagatTCAGACATCTGCTCTATCGGGTCCATTTggaggcatttcctgttgatatcgtgtcacttcctgttgattttcaggttGCAGATATGCTTGTCGTGTCAAACAAAAAAGGCTtccattttggggtcatgaggtcaaaggtcacaaaggAGTGTTGCAATAATACTTTcattttttggacaattatAAAATGAGAAATACAGAGATAAAAAATGGACAAAATAAAACCAAATATTCAGTTTGTTCTTTATaacatttttacaaaataaaattaaaaaatcatacgttactgttcaaaagtttggggcctAAGTGACTGTATCATATTGGATTTTTCATTAggtacactacggttcaaaagtctGGGGTCTTTTGCACGGTAGTGTATGTCCATTTAAATTCTGTGTCGATGGGTAAAATATCAAAAtaagctgttttaacttttacaaatttctaatttttttacttcaaatttATCATATTTCGTTATacaataaaattgtttttttttgggtcatgaTTTTCGCGTCAGAGTACGAAACGGTGGCCGCAAATCAAAACGGGCGACTTTCGATGACCTCTGCGGGAGGGAATTCAAGTGAAACAGAAACAAAAAGCCAAACTGGCATTGAATCGTTAAaatcggatttaaaaaaaaaaaagaagtgtgAATTAAGTGAAATCCAGCCCCGTCGTTATACTGTTGCCTCTTTGGAAAAAGGCAAAAGCATTTGAATAGGAGGTCAAGTAGGAAATATTGGTCCGAGCGCAGGAGATTGGAGTTATTGTGGCCGACTTTGATGAGCCGCGGCGGACCACC carries:
- the LOC130907966 gene encoding homeobox protein Nkx-2.2-like is translated as MSLGGFSVRDILDLPDESAGCGAEDQDEVQEELSPHARPGATSKASGAASRGRKRRVLFSKAQTWELERRFRQQRYLSAVERERLAGRVRLTPNQVKIWFQNRRYKMKRACRARRGLHEAMRLHAQASCLAFAFGRLQRMCLQRAFPVHACVLRADANWT
- the LOC130907781 gene encoding homeobox protein Nkx-2.4-like — encoded protein: MSVSPSRHSRTPFSVTDILHGPMEDVYRRFEPGPAGTLYRYQQHHQHHHHQQQQQQRHQHPPQQQLQLAAAAAGSSGAAAYNVQHFSGSLSGGFCGGGAAAEMTAYQDGTRAAWYSVPETRYAPISRLVGSCGGGGGGGTTASDGGKSAWSAPPRRKRRVLFSQAQVLELERRFKQQKYLSAPEREHLAALIHLTPNQVKIWFQNHRYKLKRQVKDKAAGGGGGNDDGDGDGDDDDNDGGQRQAGPGRTSSSQAPPTLAKAARPSRRDSEPAPERPDEALLDYTGGGAFASSTGSALLYGRTW